A part of Paenibacillus sp. IHBB 10380 genomic DNA contains:
- a CDS encoding tetratricopeptide repeat protein: MMILHNNFYSGMIHLKNNEFEQAREFFQQIVDLEPDNAEAHAWLAATYGRLLEFGSMLDKMAILPIFEHEVATALELNSELVLARQVNGLRLLLTPTDFGGDPEKAVRELEYAIKNGVCECEVFYALGLAYLATEDEVRAANAFAQALECDPKHVPTQQQIEFLHKELPHQSIEYRNMKIQ; the protein is encoded by the coding sequence ATGATGATATTGCATAATAATTTCTATTCGGGAATGATACATCTCAAAAATAACGAGTTCGAGCAGGCTCGTGAATTTTTCCAACAAATTGTGGATCTCGAACCTGATAACGCTGAGGCACATGCTTGGCTCGCAGCGACTTACGGGCGATTGCTGGAATTCGGAAGCATGCTGGATAAGATGGCTATTCTACCGATCTTCGAGCACGAAGTGGCTACTGCGTTAGAGTTGAATTCCGAACTTGTATTGGCTCGGCAAGTTAATGGTTTGAGGTTACTTCTTACGCCTACGGATTTCGGCGGTGATCCAGAAAAGGCGGTGCGGGAACTAGAATATGCCATAAAGAATGGCGTCTGTGAATGTGAAGTGTTCTATGCGCTTGGTTTAGCATATCTGGCAACGGAAGATGAGGTAAGAGCGGCTAATGCCTTCGCTCAAGCATTGGAGTGTGATCCGAAGCATGTTCCAACACAGCAACAGATCGAATTTCTACATAAAGAGCTCCCTCATCAATCTATTGAATATAGAAACATGAAGATACAGTAG